From a single Nicotiana tomentosiformis chromosome 2, ASM39032v3, whole genome shotgun sequence genomic region:
- the LOC104088654 gene encoding uncharacterized protein — protein MNLEAILSLFDSYWFDVEILKKHSNPTPPLNSQKHPDHKIQENSPETLNEYSSLLEIQLGSQSDDLSYNSDPFSPDSVLPTTHFTPFCNKAELKKVKGRRRERRRRTRRTKKGLSKSLSELEYEELKGFMDLGFEFSEEDVNSSLVEVIPGLQKLGKNRDSGDQVKVNCFEKSESRARPYLSEAWEILEKKNRMSTLMNWKIPATSNEIDVKRSLKRWAHTVASTVKA, from the coding sequence ATGAACCTCGAGGCTATTCTTAGCCTTTTTGATTCATActggtttgatgttgaaatcCTCAAGAAACATTCAAATCCAACCCCTCCATTAAATTCACAAAAACACCCAGATCACAAAATTCAAGAAAATTCACCAGAAACTTTAAATGAGTACTCATCTTTGTTAGAAATTCAACTTGGTTCACAAAGTGATGATTTGAGCTATAATTCAGATCCTTTCTCTCCTGATTCAGTTCTTCCAACAACCCATTTCACACCTTTTTGTAATAAGGCAGAATTAAAGAAAGTAAAAGGTAGAAGAagggaaaggagaagaagaacaagaagaaccaaAAAGGGTCTCAGCAAAAGTTTATCGGAGCTAGAATATGAAGAGCTAAAGGGGTTTATGgatcttggatttgaattctCAGAAGAAGATGTAAATTCCAGTTTGGTTGAGGTTATACCAGGTTTACAAAAACTGGGCAAAAACAGGGATAGTGGTGATCAAGTAAAAGTGAATTGTTTTGAGAAATCTGAGTCAAGAGCCAGGCCTTATCTTTCTGAGGCATGGGAAATTCTTGAAAAGAAGAATAGAATGAGCACATTGATGAATTGGAAAATACCTGCCACCAGCAATGAAATTGACGTCAAACGGAGTCTCAAAAGGTGGGCTCATACTGTTGCTTCCACAGTAAAAGCCTAA